CGAGCACGGGTGCCAGCGCCCACACGGGGTGGTTCTGGCACCACCGGGCGGCCCGCAGGACGGGTGCCGGCGCCAGTGACCGGACCCGGGCAACTCGGGTTTCCTGATTGCCATGGCAGCCTCTCCATCCCGAACCGACCCGGAACCGACGCAACTCGCACCGGCGGTGCAGACAGCGGCGCGTGGCCCCGCAGCCGCCCCGCTCACCGGCCCGCCCGGCGGACCGGCAATCCGGCACGAGGCGCCGGCAATCGACGTGGCCGCACTCCGGCGCGTATTCACGCTGCCCGGGCGGCGTCGTGCGGCCGTCACCGCCGTCGACGACGTCGCCCTAAACTTGCAGGCGGGGAGTTTCACCGCCCTGGTCGGGGCCTCCGGTTGCGGGAAGTCGACGCTGCTGCAGTGCATCGCGGGACTGGACCGGCCCACCTCCGGGACGGTGCGGCTCCTCGGCACCGAAACCACCGCCCTGCGCCCCCGCGACGCCGCCCGCTTCCGAGCCGATCACGTCGGCTTCATCTTCCAGGACGACAACCTCGTCTCGGCCCTGTCCGCCAGGGACAACGTCGCCCTGCCCGGGCGGCTGCGGCGGCGCCCACTGCCGCGCACCGCCGTCGATGCGGCGCTGGAACGACTGGGGCTGACCGGCCAGGCCCACCACCTGCCCCACGAACTCAGCGGCGGGGAACGGCAGCGGGTCGCCATCGCCCGGGTCCTGGCCTCCCGGCCGGCGCTCGTGTTCGCCGACGAGCCCACCGCGGCACTCGACGTCGCCGCGGGCGCGGAGGTGCTGGACTGGCTGGGCGAGTTGAGCGCCCTGGGAACGACGGTGCTCATGGTCACGCACGACGCCTCAGCCGCGGCGCGCGCCGACGAAGTCCTGGTAATGGCAGCGGGTCGCCTCATGACCGAGATGCCGGGCGGTG
This genomic stretch from Actinomyces qiguomingii harbors:
- a CDS encoding ABC transporter ATP-binding protein, whose translation is MAASPSRTDPEPTQLAPAVQTAARGPAAAPLTGPPGGPAIRHEAPAIDVAALRRVFTLPGRRRAAVTAVDDVALNLQAGSFTALVGASGCGKSTLLQCIAGLDRPTSGTVRLLGTETTALRPRDAARFRADHVGFIFQDDNLVSALSARDNVALPGRLRRRPLPRTAVDAALERLGLTGQAHHLPHELSGGERQRVAIARVLASRPALVFADEPTAALDVAAGAEVLDWLGELSALGTTVLMVTHDASAAARADEVLVMAAGRLMTEMPGGDADAIARAVLHTRGAGEVR